The Clostridium beijerinckii genomic sequence GAATTTACGAAGTCTGCATCCTTATAATACTGCTTTCCTATATGCGAAAATTCCTCAAACTGTTTATTTACATCCACATCCATGAACTGTAAAAGTTCATTACTACTTAAAGATAGGTCATTGAAAGATTTTTCTACTTTTCCAATAACTTTTTTAACATTTTCAACTGCTTCTGAAGATTGATCTGCAAGTTTTCTAACTTCTTCTGCCACTATAGCAAATCCTCTTCCTTGTTCTCCTGCCCTCGCAGCTTCTATTGCAGCATTTAATGATAACAAGTTTATTTGCTCAGCTATTGCAGAAATAGCATTGGCCATAATCCCAATCTCATGCACTACCTTTCCTTCTTCAATAGCTTTAATAATCTTTTCTTCCTTCTCACGATATACTTTACTTATAGATTGAATTGCCTTATTACTACTATTCTCTACGGTATTTGCCCGTGCTTTTATATTTGTGACATTACTTGTTCCATCCATTGCCTTTTCAGATAATATATTAACGGTCAAGTTTACTTCTTTTACAGATGCAGATATCTCCTCTGCAATTGCACTATTTTCTTGAACACTCGTATTTATTTTCTTTGTTTCTTCATTTACTGCAATTAAATTACTACTTATTTCATTTACAGATATAGTCAAATTTTCACTGGACGAATTTACATTATGTATATTTTCAGTTATTGCACTTATAAGTTCACGTACATTTTGCTGTGCCCTATTCAAAGTATCTGCTGTTTGTCCATATTCATCATATCTCTTTAAAACTAAATCCTCTGAAAAATCGTAATTCGAAAGTCTAGTTGCTAAATTCTTTATTTTAAATAACACTTTTGATGAATCTCTTGATATTGCTATTCCAACAAACAAAGTTATTAAAACAGAGAAAATTCCCAACACAATAAATTGAATTTTAGTAAAATCTATAGATTCCTTCATGTTGCCCTGAGTTTCACTTGCTGCTTTTTCCATTACATCTGTTATCTGATTTATATCCTCCCTAGATTCAGCAAACTTTTTATTAAACTGTTCCTTATTTTTTACCTCTCCTGTATCTACATCAAAACTATCTAACCAGCCTTGATAATTGCTTTGAAATTCATCATAAAGTTCAAACACATTTTTGTTGCTTTCATTATGTTTAATATCTTGCAAAGATGCCTTAATTGGAATTAACACATTTATAGCATTGCTTGTTCTATCTTTTGCCTGACCTATGTTATCTTTTAAATCTTTCATATTCTTATTCTTATCAGGTTCACTTATGTTCGTATCACTTAAATTATTCTGAGCAACAAGAGCCTGATACATATCTCTATCTGCATTTAGTATGAGGCTATTTACCTTATATAATTTTTCATAATACATATCTGTTAATGTACCATAAGTATTTGTGATTTTTAGTATTCCTTCTATAGACAAGAATATAACCGCAATTAATGGTATTATTACCATCAACATTAACTTTGTTCTAATCTTTAAATTCTTCAATAAATCCCCTCCCTTTAACAACAAATTTCTTATTTTTTATTTTCAAATCTCTTTTATTTTTCAATAATATTATTATTGAAATAAAATATAGTTATTAAATTCTACACAATCTTGCTAATTCCTTTCTATTTTTGTATTCCATTTAAAAAATTTGGTATTTATAATCTTATATAAAGTTATTAATCAGCTAATTCTTTTTAACATTAATTTATAAACCAAAATAGATAAGTTTAAAGGAGTTATTGATAAAATCAACAACTCCTTTAAGCTTATCTATAAACTTACCTATTTTATAATTCTTCTCCATTTGTCCTTATGACATTTTCATACCAATAATAGCTATCCTTCTTATAACGATTCATTGAAGCGCCTTCTTCTTCTTCACGATCTACGTAAATGAAACCATATCTTTTTTGATAGCCATTCAACCAGCTTAATAAATCTGTTATAGACCATGTACAATATGCAATCACTTCTGATCCCTCATTAATAGCTTCTTTTAATTCTTCTATATGCGCCTTCAAGTACGCTATACGATAGTCATCATGAATTTTATTATCCTCAGTCTTTTTGTCAAATGCACCTAATCCATTTTCAGAAATAACTATTGGTAAATCATATCTACTTGTAATAGTTCTACAGCACATTCTTATCCCCATAGGATCTATTGTCCAATCCCAGTCTGTAGTTTTTAAATATGGGTTTGGAGGATTTTTAAATAATCCAGGAGTTCCACTAACTTGTGCTGATCCTTTTTTTCCTGTTGTATTCATTTCAGCCATTCCAACGCCATCAATTGGGTTATACTCAACAACCGCTGTTTGGTAGTAATTAACTCCCATAAAATCTACTTGAGCTGCTGCCTTCATAAGTTCCGCATCCCCATCTTCAAATACAGGTGCTACCCCTTGGCCTTGTAGATATTTTAATGCAGCTTTTGGATATCTTCCGTATGCATAAACATCCATCCACCAAAATGATTGTAAATCATCATAATCTGCTTTTGCTATATTATTTACTGGATTGCAGTCTATTGCATAGCTAGGTGAAAACGCAAAGCTTGCCCCTATCTTACCATCTGGCACTATTTTTCTAAAAGCAAGCACTGCTTTTGCATGAGCTAAATTTGCATGATGATTTACTTGATAGAACATCTTTAAATCATTCTTCTTTCCTGGTGGATGCACTGCCATTACCCATCCAAGACTTGTAAATATGTTTTGTTCGTTTAATGTTATCCAATACTTTACTTTATCTTTATAGCGTTTAAACAAAGTAATAGCATAATTCTCATAATCATCAATTATGTTTCTACTTTCCCAACCATTATATTCTTCCTGTAAAGCTATAGGTAAATCCCAATGATATATTGTAACCATTGGCTCTATTCCATATTTTAGACATTCATCAATTACATTGTCATAAAATTCTAATCCCTTCTCATTAACTTCACCTTTTCCTTTTGGATAAATTCTTGGCCAAGATATAGAGAATCTATATGTTTTTAATCCCATTTCCGCCATTAATGCAATATCTTCTTTATATCGATGATAATGATCAACAGCTACATCACCATTTGTTCCTTTGAATGTTTTTCCTGGAATTCTTACAAACTCATCCCAATTACTTCTTCCTTTTCCATCCTCTTCTGCAGCCCCTTCTACTTGGTATGCAGCAGATGCACTTCCCCATAAAAAATCATCTGGAAACCCATGCTTTTCTTTAAAATACATTCCTTTATCCTCCTACCAACAAACTTTCTATTATATCTTTATTAAAATTCTTTCAACAAAATACTATCCTTATTATTAACGACTACTTACAACTCTAGACTACCACAAACTTATTGCACTTGTCCATATAATTTATAACTTTTATTTTAAAATGTAATGTCATTTATTTAACAATAATATTATTTAATACTCTTTTATAAAACTCTACTATCCTATATATGTTGTGATAGTAAATTTACATTTAAGTCTCTGGTAAGCTACAAGCTGCGTTATTAATATAATTTATAAGCTTAATCGCAATATATATTAATTTTTCAAAATACAACTTATGGATTTTTTAATATAATCCATTTACTTCAATATAATAAAATAATCCTATGCAAAATTAATAATACATAATTTCGGCATAGGATCATATTTGCTAAGACCTAGTAGTTTTCCTACTATCTTCACGTGGATTTTTAAAGCTAGGAGGTGTTGGCTCAGGATTGTCAAAATACCTTCCAGGAGTTGATAAGTCAAAGTATAATCTAGAATCCTTTGTTACACCAAAATCTTTATTTGATGCTCTATCTTGCACCTTATTTAATGCTTCTCTAAATAGTGCATTATGAGCTTCTTCTCTATTTAATAGAAAATCTATTGTCTCTTTTACGTATTTATCATTAATTTGACGATATAGATATTCATATACAACCTTTGCTCTTTGCTCAGCTGCTATATCAGATAATAAGTCTGCTGCAATGTCTCCTGTAACATTAACATAATCTGCAGTCCAAGGATGTCCTGATGCATTAATAAGTCCTGGCGCAAGACCTGTCAATACGTGAGTTTCTATTTCTCCTCCAGGAGTTTTAGTATAATCAACTTCATGTCCATTTAGTAAATTTATAGTTTGTGCTACCATTTCCATATGACTTAATTCTTCAGCTGCAATATCTAAAAATAAATCATGAATTTCAGGATCTTTTACCCTAAAACTTTGTGAAAGGTACTGAAGTGCTGCCTTTAACTCACCATTTGCACCACCTAGCTGTTCTTGCATTAACACAGCATATTGTGGATTTGGTCTCTCTACTTTTACATCTCTAAGTAATGGTTTTTCGTGTTTAAACATTGTACTTGCCTCCATTCATCTCAGTTAAAATTATTTACAAAGTTAGTATTCAATAATCCAATGCTTATTATTCAAAACTCTAAATACATAACTGTTATAAATTTACATTTAGTATTCTAGAACGTTAGCTCTTTTAATAAAATTACACTACAAAAACTAAATTACAAAATATATAACGCTTTTCTATTTGATTTAATTTATATTTTTTAATTTATTAAACAAAAATACCTGCATCTCTGCAGGTATAAATTTATATTTTTTTATTTGTAGCTTACTAAAATTAAAACATATAATTTTTAAAACTTCAGAAATATGTTTATCTCTAAATTGTTATCAACTCATATTCCTTACTGCCTAAGCCTAATTCCACAGCATAGTCAATAGCAACTTTCCAATCTGTTTCTGGACTAACATTAGTAAAGTGATCATTGTGCTTACAACCGCTCTTTTCAAGAAGGCTACCTTTCATAACTGGCTGCTTATTTACTGCGTCTGCACAGGCTACATCTAATGCTACTGGATCAAAGGATGCAAACATACCTACATCTGGAACTATCGGTACATCATTTTCTGCATGACAATCACAATATGGTGATACATCAATTACCAAGCTGATATGAAAATTTGGTCTTCCATTTAATACTGCCCATGAATATTCAGCTATTTTCTTATTTAAAATATCATTTGATTCATCTGATGCTGGCATAACCGCATCCATTGGACAAATTCCTATGCAACGACCACATCCAACGCATTTGCTATGATTGATGAGTGCTTTTTTGTCTGTTAAACTTATTGCACTATGTGCACAGTTTTTAGCACACATACCACAGCCAACACATTTATCTTCATAAACGCTAGGTTTTCCACTACTATGCATTTCCATTTTTCCTGCGCGCGAACCGCATCCCATACCTATATTTTTTAAAGCGCCTCCAAATCCTGTTAACTCATGACCTTTAAAATGATTTAATGATATGAATATATCTGCATCCATAATCGCATGACCTATTTTAGCTTCTTTTACATATTTCCCACCAGTAACTGGAACCAAAGCTTCATCAGTTCCTTTTAAACCATCTCCAATTAATATATGGCAACCTGTTGAAAACGGACTATATCCATTTTCATATGCTGAATTTAAATGATCTAACGCATTCTTTCTGCCTCCTACATATAGAGTATTGCAGTCTGTTAAAAATGGATTTCCTCCTAATTCCTTAATAGTATCTACCACAACTTTAGCAAAATTAGGGCGCAAAAACGCTACATTTCCTGGCTCGCCGAAGTGAATCTTAATTGCTGCATATTTCTTCTCAAAATCAATTTGATCAATTCCTGCACTCTTAATTAAACGTTTTAACTTCTGTAGCAAATTTTCCTTAGCTGTTGCTTGCATATTAGTAAAATATACTTTCGATTTTTCCATTTTAAGTCCCTCCCAATTATTTATAAGCTAATGTACTAATTTAATTATAGATTTTAGAGTTAACTCTAAGTCAATACATATAGTAAAAAAATCTGGTAAAATGAAAGGTTAATTTCTTGTCGGAAAGGGTAAATTCATCTTAGCCGAAGTTAGTCTTGCACTATTTCTTGTAAAATGAAAAAGTAATACCCATTAAGAAAACTGGTAATGTTAAAGCGGGAGAAATTGTTTTAGATATTAAATAATTATTGAACGCGAAATAATATTTAACTAAATATATAAGAAACTTTAGCTGCTATTATTGTAAATATAGAAAATCACGACATTTTATTATTAATTGTCGTGATTTTTTAATTTGCTCATTATAATATTATTCTATATGATTATTTTCTATTCTTTTCAATCCATTCAACTGCAAAATCTACAATTTCTCGTTGTCTCATGAATCTTACATCCGCATTCCCTATTTTTGTATTTTCAACTCTATACTTTTTCTCAAAATCAATTCCTATATCCATAAAATCTTCACCATCAACATATAACGTTGAATACGTAACCCATTTACGCTCGCCATCTTTCATCATTGCACAACTGTTTTCTTCCATATGCTTTGATGGATAATCAGCTCTTTCATCTGCTAAATGAATAGATGTATTTTTATCATATCCAGTTCCCAATAGTAATACATATCCATCTAAATCATATAATTTCCCAATTGGAGAACTTTCACCAAAAATATCGCTTAAATCATGGTTGTTTATTAAATATTGTGCATTTTTTCCCCATGCAGCAAAAGACCTTACAGGATGATCACTTCTTAAAACACCTGGCCACTTTCTAAACATTTCTGCTACTGCTCCCATTGAATTTGTTGGAGTAATATCCTTATCATAAGCCGGCCAATTATCTCTTATAATATCCCACCATTCTATTGGTTCCTCCCAATGTACACCATATGCCGGATCCATGTTTTTCCATGTCTGTGTAGGTATAATTATAGTTCCATCTTTTCCAACTAGCTCTATTAATGCTTCAATTATGATTTGTGGGCCTCCACAAACAAATCCAAAGCTTTTCATTGAAGTATGAACTATAATATTTTGTCCACTTTTTATACCAAGTTGTTGCAGCGCATTTACTATATCTTTTTTAATTACAATTTTTCTATCACCCATACCCTTTCCCTCTCAACTTTAATATTTAATTTTTATTATCTCTTCTATATTTCATAGGCGTGCAACCTACTATATTTTTAAATAGCCTATTAAAAGTTTTAATGCTATTAAATCCACAGTTATAGGCTATCTCTGCAATAGTTTCATCTTCCTCAATTATACGCCACTCTGCTTTTTTAATTCTATAATTATTTAGATAATCTAAAAATGTTACCCCAGTATTTTCTTTGAAAAACTTTGTAAAGTAATATTTACTAAAACCTATAGATTTTGAAATATCATCTAAATCAATATGCTCTTGATAATTACTATCCACATATTGAAATACACTATCCATTTTCTTTAATCTTTCCTTTTCACGGCTTAGGTCTTCAGATGAATATGCTTGCTTAGGTATATATCTAAGTAGTATACCTGCCAGATCATATAATCTAGCTTTTATTATTAACTTATATCCTTCCTCAGCCTTACTATATTCATTGATAATCTCATTTATGTGCCTCTCCATTAGTGCATGAATTTCATTCCCCATGGTTAAATGTATTGATTGATTCCACATAGGTTTTATTATTTTAGCATCTTTTGTTCCTGAAAGAAAATTATCATATATGGAAGTTCTAAATTGTATTACAGCTCTATTACTGAAATTCTTTTCTTTAAAAAAACAATGTATTTCTCCACCACCAATTATAAGTATGTCCCCTTGTTTTAAATTATAAGTATCTCTATTAATACATGCCTTTAGTGTACCTTCCACAAGATAAATAATTTCTATATCTTCATGCCAGTGATGTGGTGTATTAGAATATCCATCATTAAAAAACAATCTAAAAGGAAATTCAGATTCTAATACTGTTTTTTCAAAACTCCCATGCATAAATATCTCCTCCAAAATAATTACAATTAAGCTTCTTGATTAATTTCTATAACTCTATCACTTTCTTCTTGATAACTGATTCACGAATACTCTCCATAAGCTTAATAACCCTCATTACCTCTGTATTCTTTACAAGAATTTCTTCTTCTCCTCTTATAGCTCCCATAACATTTCTATAAAAGTCCTTAACATCAGAATTAACAATTTTAAGTGCTTCTTCTTTAATTGTTTCCTCTGTCCTAGGCGCCATAGTTTTTGTTAATCCGGCAGCTGTTCTAATAGGAATTGCATCATTTTTACTGCTATCAGTAATACGAACGACTTTGCCTCTTAAATTCCAATCATCTATTACAGCTGTGCCATTTTGACCTAACACATACCAGCGCGGTAAATTTATAAAATTACTTGTTCCAACTTCTACAACGTAAATTAATCCGCTTTCAAATTCTAACTCAGCAGTAAATCCATCATCCACAAGTTCATTGGTAACATGAGTAAATCTAGCATATATTGATTTTATCCTTTCATTAATCATCATGCATGCCTGGTCAATAATGTGAACACCCCAATC encodes the following:
- a CDS encoding manganese catalase family protein, producing MFKHEKPLLRDVKVERPNPQYAVLMQEQLGGANGELKAALQYLSQSFRVKDPEIHDLFLDIAAEELSHMEMVAQTINLLNGHEVDYTKTPGGEIETHVLTGLAPGLINASGHPWTADYVNVTGDIAADLLSDIAAEQRAKVVYEYLYRQINDKYVKETIDFLLNREEAHNALFREALNKVQDRASNKDFGVTKDSRLYFDLSTPGRYFDNPEPTPPSFKNPREDSRKTTRS
- a CDS encoding AraC family transcriptional regulator; this encodes MHGSFEKTVLESEFPFRLFFNDGYSNTPHHWHEDIEIIYLVEGTLKACINRDTYNLKQGDILIIGGGEIHCFFKEKNFSNRAVIQFRTSIYDNFLSGTKDAKIIKPMWNQSIHLTMGNEIHALMERHINEIINEYSKAEEGYKLIIKARLYDLAGILLRYIPKQAYSSEDLSREKERLKKMDSVFQYVDSNYQEHIDLDDISKSIGFSKYYFTKFFKENTGVTFLDYLNNYRIKKAEWRIIEEDETIAEIAYNCGFNSIKTFNRLFKNIVGCTPMKYRRDNKN
- a CDS encoding aminoglycoside N(3)-acetyltransferase, which gives rise to MGDRKIVIKKDIVNALQQLGIKSGQNIIVHTSMKSFGFVCGGPQIIIEALIELVGKDGTIIIPTQTWKNMDPAYGVHWEEPIEWWDIIRDNWPAYDKDITPTNSMGAVAEMFRKWPGVLRSDHPVRSFAAWGKNAQYLINNHDLSDIFGESSPIGKLYDLDGYVLLLGTGYDKNTSIHLADERADYPSKHMEENSCAMMKDGERKWVTYSTLYVDGEDFMDIGIDFEKKYRVENTKIGNADVRFMRQREIVDFAVEWIEKNRK
- a CDS encoding glycoside hydrolase family 1 protein, which gives rise to MYFKEKHGFPDDFLWGSASAAYQVEGAAEEDGKGRSNWDEFVRIPGKTFKGTNGDVAVDHYHRYKEDIALMAEMGLKTYRFSISWPRIYPKGKGEVNEKGLEFYDNVIDECLKYGIEPMVTIYHWDLPIALQEEYNGWESRNIIDDYENYAITLFKRYKDKVKYWITLNEQNIFTSLGWVMAVHPPGKKNDLKMFYQVNHHANLAHAKAVLAFRKIVPDGKIGASFAFSPSYAIDCNPVNNIAKADYDDLQSFWWMDVYAYGRYPKAALKYLQGQGVAPVFEDGDAELMKAAAQVDFMGVNYYQTAVVEYNPIDGVGMAEMNTTGKKGSAQVSGTPGLFKNPPNPYLKTTDWDWTIDPMGIRMCCRTITSRYDLPIVISENGLGAFDKKTEDNKIHDDYRIAYLKAHIEELKEAINEGSEVIAYCTWSITDLLSWLNGYQKRYGFIYVDREEEEGASMNRYKKDSYYWYENVIRTNGEEL
- a CDS encoding DUF362 domain-containing protein, which codes for MEKSKVYFTNMQATAKENLLQKLKRLIKSAGIDQIDFEKKYAAIKIHFGEPGNVAFLRPNFAKVVVDTIKELGGNPFLTDCNTLYVGGRKNALDHLNSAYENGYSPFSTGCHILIGDGLKGTDEALVPVTGGKYVKEAKIGHAIMDADIFISLNHFKGHELTGFGGALKNIGMGCGSRAGKMEMHSSGKPSVYEDKCVGCGMCAKNCAHSAISLTDKKALINHSKCVGCGRCIGICPMDAVMPASDESNDILNKKIAEYSWAVLNGRPNFHISLVIDVSPYCDCHAENDVPIVPDVGMFASFDPVALDVACADAVNKQPVMKGSLLEKSGCKHNDHFTNVSPETDWKVAIDYAVELGLGSKEYELITI
- a CDS encoding Gfo/Idh/MocA family protein; its protein translation is MCNEMFNLAIVGLGGMGNWHRELIEGIDNLTVCGTYDIKEDRQAFAREHGINPYNSFKELLEDEKVDIVLCATPNDVHKEIVISSLKAGKNVICEKPAAMSSLEFKKMVDIAEEMDKVLVVHQNRRWDEDFLTVKKIYDEAILGNVFRIESRVHGSRGIPGDWRQEEEHGGGMLLDWGVHIIDQACMMINERIKSIYARFTHVTNELVDDGFTAELEFESGLIYVVEVGTSNFINLPRWYVLGQNGTAVIDDWNLRGKVVRITDSSKNDAIPIRTAAGLTKTMAPRTEETIKEEALKIVNSDVKDFYRNVMGAIRGEEEILVKNTEVMRVIKLMESIRESVIKKKVIEL
- a CDS encoding methyl-accepting chemotaxis protein, whose protein sequence is MKNLKIRTKLMLMVIIPLIAVIFLSIEGILKITNTYGTLTDMYYEKLYKVNSLILNADRDMYQALVAQNNLSDTNISEPDKNKNMKDLKDNIGQAKDRTSNAINVLIPIKASLQDIKHNESNKNVFELYDEFQSNYQGWLDSFDVDTGEVKNKEQFNKKFAESREDINQITDVMEKAASETQGNMKESIDFTKIQFIVLGIFSVLITLFVGIAISRDSSKVLFKIKNLATRLSNYDFSEDLVLKRYDEYGQTADTLNRAQQNVRELISAITENIHNVNSSSENLTISVNEISSNLIAVNEETKKINTSVQENSAIAEEISASVKEVNLTVNILSEKAMDGTSNVTNIKARANTVENSSNKAIQSISKVYREKEEKIIKAIEEGKVVHEIGIMANAISAIAEQINLLSLNAAIEAARAGEQGRGFAIVAEEVRKLADQSSEAVENVKKVIGKVEKSFNDLSLSSNELLQFMDVDVNKQFEEFSHIGKQYYKDADFVNSMSSELARMSEEINEVISQVSDAVQHMAQMSQRSSESTNSIENSSSNSISSMKNISVNAKEQLTLAKKLEETIEKFKI